A window of the Henckelia pumila isolate YLH828 chromosome 3, ASM3356847v2, whole genome shotgun sequence genome harbors these coding sequences:
- the LOC140888815 gene encoding uncharacterized protein: MGTRRRLDMNTPPIIPTTETPPVMTPPVVQMDDTITPMEALLKRFQSFRPPYLNGKENPVDCESRFEDIDQLFESLDYSDDCKTRLIIHQLQGVAKSWWMTTKRAKENKGMAITWALFRAKFYKRFFPVSYRKDKGAEFANLRQGNMSIEDYVTKFDSLLRFAPHITDNEEAKADQFINGLHPDIFILVNTGRPDNFSDAMDQAKGAEAGLMRKRENQYQPQQQQQRHKCGGRHSSEQRRGIFGNCYICQQTGHYAKQCPQKGSDQTQSGNTSRQSSQLGRQATAVHSFQPQQQNRQGGNQSSNQPSRPQARVFDLNEDEAQAAPNDVITDTGASHSFLSENFIVMHALPVEPMSTFVSVTSPLGGGIVSKNLVKNCELSFDGNSFECDCIVLSLSDFDCILGINVLTEYRATVDCFQKVVRFRPNMADEWRFFVRVLVLKFL, from the exons atgggtactcgaagaagACTAGACATGAATACTCCACCGATTATTCCTACGACAGAAACTCCTCCGGTTATGACTCCTCCGGTGGTACAGATGGATGACACGATCACGCCTATGGaagccttactgaagaggttccaatcttttAGGCCGCCGTATTTGAATGGGAAGGAAAATCCGGTCGATTGCGAGAGTAGGTTCGAAgatattgatcagctctttGAGTCGCTTGACTACTCGGATGACTGCAAAACGAGACTGATAATTCATCAACTACAGGGAgtggcaaagagttggtggatgacTACCAAAAGAGCCAAAGAGAATAAAGGTATGGCAATTACTTGGGCACTTTTCAGAGCAAAGTTCTATAAAAGATTCTTTCCGGTTTCCTATCGAAAGGATAAAGGtgccgagtttgcaaatttaAGGCAAGGTAACATGAGTATTGAGGATTATGTTACAAAGTTTGACAGTTTGTTGAGGTTCGCTCCGCATATTACCGACAACGAGGAGGCGAAagcagaccagttcattaatggtttgcaCCCTGACATCTTCATTCTGGTAAATACTGGGAGGccagataatttttctgatgcGATGGATCAGGCTAAGGGAGCGGAAGCGGGACTGATGAGAAAGAGGGAGAATCAGTACCAGCCTCAACAGCAGCAGCAaaggca caagtgtggaggacggcACTCCAGTGAGCAACGCAGAGGAATTTTTGGGAACTGCTACATCTGTCAACAGACAGGACATTATGCAAAACAGTGTCCTCAGAAAGGTTCTGACCAGACTCAGAGTGGGAATACCTCTCGACAGTCATCTCAGCTTGGTAGGCAGGCTactgcagttcactccttccaacCACAACAGCAGaaccgtcagggaggtaatcagagtTCAAACCAACCTTCCCGACCGCAGGCTAGAGTGTTTGATCTGAACGAAGATGAGGCTCAAGCTGCACCGAATGATGTGATTACAG atacaggtgcatctcattctttcttATCTGAGAACTTTATTgtgatgcatgccttgcctgtTGAGCCTATGTCTACTTTTGtatctgttacttcacctttgggtggaggtaTTGTGTCAAAGAATTTGGTTAAGAACTGCGAGTTGAGTTTTGATGGGAATTCGTTTGAGtgtgactgtattgtacttagtctgtctgattttgactgcattttgGGAATAAACGTGTTGACTGAGTACAGGGCTACCgtggactgttttcagaaggtagttCGGTTCAGACCAAATATGGCAGATGAATGGAGATTCTTtgtaagggttctcgttctaaaattcctttga